One genomic window of Prinia subflava isolate CZ2003 ecotype Zambia chromosome 27, Cam_Psub_1.2, whole genome shotgun sequence includes the following:
- the LOC134562438 gene encoding olfactory receptor 14C36-like, which produces MSNSSPISHFLLLPLAHTRQLQLLHFCLFLAISLAALLANGLIISAVACGHLLHSPMFFFLLNLALSDLGSILTTVPKATHNSLWDTSNISYEGCAAQLFLFIFFISAGYYLLTIMCYDRYVSICKPLHYGTLLGSRACAHMAAAAWASAFLYALLHTANTFSLPLCHGNALGQFFCEIPHILKLSCSKSYLRELGLIVLSSFVYFGSFVFIVFSYVQIFRAVLRIPSEQRRHKAFSTCLPHLAVLSLFLSTGIFANLKPPSISSPSLDLSLSVLYSVVPPTLNPLIYSLRNQELKAAVQTLITGRFQRN; this is translated from the coding sequence atgtccaacagcagccccatcagccacttcctgctgctgccattggcacacacgcggcagctgcagctcctgcacttctgcctcttcctggccatctccctggctgccctcctggccaacggcctcatcatcagcgccgtagcctgcggccacctcctgcacagccccatgttcttcttcctgctcaacctggccctcagcgacctgggctccatcctcaccactgTGCCCAAAGCCAcgcacaattccctctgggacaccagcaACATCTCCTATGAaggatgtgctgcacagctgtttctgtttatcttttttatttcagctggaTATTATCTCCTGACCATCATGTGCTACGACCgctacgtgtccatctgcaaacccctgcactacgggaccctcctgggcagcagagcttgtgcccacatggcagcagctgcctgggccagtgcctttctctacgctctgctgcacacagccaatacattttccctgcccctgtgccatggcaatgccctgggccagttcttctgtgaaatcccacacatcctcaagctctcctgctccaaatcctacCTCAGGGAACTTGGGCTCATTGTGCTAAGTTCTTTTGTATATTTTGGcagttttgtgttcattgttttctcctatgtgcagatcttcagggctgtgctgaggatcccctctgagcagagacggcacaaagccttttccacctgcctccctcacctggccgtgctctccctgttcctcagcactggCATTTTTGCCAATCTGAAGCCCCCCTCCatttcctccccatccctggatctgtccctgtcagttctgtactcGGTGGTGCCTCCAACCTtgaaccccctcatctacagcctgaggaaccaggagctcaaggctgctGTGCAGACACTGATCACAGGACGATTTCAGAGAAACTGA